The Ancylobacter sp. WKF20 genome contains a region encoding:
- a CDS encoding FAD-binding oxidoreductase, producing the protein MKTDVIVLGAGIVGTSIAHNLAERGRRVALVDRRGPGEETSYGNAGLVERGSIFPVAFPRSLSALIEVARGQNPAAHYHWDALAGLMPWMFAYWRASAPARILDYARTMSTLLAFSLSEHERLAALAGAQHYFREGGWLKLYRTEAGIAQERKEFPLAQHYGLTAREIGLDEALALEPHLRPVFRHAVLWSDPHSVSSPGGVTQAYAANLTALGGQVLRGDAATLTRLGSGWWVMTEQGPVEAPEVVVALGPWARDILGPFGVQVPLAVKRGYHMQYRTEGNAGLSRPVLDEEGGYVITPMVGGIRLTTGVEFARRDAPKTPVQLEKTEPLARGLFPLGERAEAEPWLGCRPAFPDMLPAIGPIPAQKGMWVAIGHQHLGFTLGPVTGRLVAEMMGGEPTCVDPAPFSPERF; encoded by the coding sequence GGGAGGAGACGTCCTATGGCAATGCCGGCCTCGTCGAGCGCGGCTCGATCTTTCCTGTCGCCTTCCCGCGTAGCCTGTCCGCGCTGATCGAAGTGGCGCGCGGCCAAAACCCGGCGGCGCACTACCATTGGGACGCGCTGGCCGGCCTGATGCCCTGGATGTTCGCCTATTGGCGGGCCTCGGCGCCCGCCCGCATCCTCGATTATGCCCGCACCATGTCGACGCTGCTGGCCTTCAGCCTCTCCGAGCATGAGCGGCTCGCCGCGCTCGCTGGCGCGCAGCATTATTTCCGCGAGGGCGGCTGGCTGAAGCTCTACCGCACCGAGGCCGGCATCGCGCAGGAGCGCAAGGAATTCCCGCTGGCGCAGCATTACGGCCTCACCGCCCGTGAGATCGGGCTCGACGAGGCGCTGGCGCTGGAGCCGCATCTGCGCCCGGTGTTCCGCCATGCGGTGCTGTGGTCGGACCCGCATTCGGTGTCGAGCCCCGGCGGGGTGACGCAGGCCTATGCCGCGAATCTCACCGCGCTGGGCGGGCAGGTGCTGCGCGGCGACGCGGCGACGCTGACCCGCCTCGGCTCCGGCTGGTGGGTCATGACCGAGCAGGGGCCCGTCGAGGCGCCCGAAGTCGTCGTCGCGCTCGGGCCCTGGGCGCGCGACATTCTCGGCCCGTTCGGGGTGCAGGTGCCACTGGCGGTGAAGCGCGGCTATCACATGCAGTACCGCACGGAGGGCAATGCCGGCCTCTCGCGCCCGGTACTGGACGAGGAGGGCGGCTATGTCATCACGCCCATGGTCGGCGGCATCCGCCTGACCACCGGCGTGGAATTCGCCCGCCGCGACGCGCCAAAGACACCGGTGCAGCTTGAGAAGACCGAGCCGCTGGCGCGCGGGCTGTTCCCGCTCGGCGAGCGGGCGGAGGCCGAGCCATGGCTGGGCTGCCGCCCGGCCTTCCCGGACATGCTGCCGGCCATCGGGCCGATTCCGGCGCAGAAGGGCATGTGGGTGGCGATCGGCCACCAGCATCTCGGCTTCACGCTCGGCCCGGTCACCGGGCGGCTGGTCGCGGAGATGATGGGCGGCGAACCGACCTGCGTCGATCCCGCGCCGTTCTCGCCCGAGCGATTTTGA
- a CDS encoding GFA family protein — translation MARSTTHSGGCLCGDIRFEATGPAARPHTCSCAMCQRHSGALTVCWVEFPAAAVCWTGPGGAPATYRSSAASSRAFCPRCGSTLGAIDDAPIVALVLGTFDRPGAAALKPLAHSYRGGRPRWWCVEIAP, via the coding sequence ATGGCTCGGTCGACGACGCATAGCGGCGGGTGCCTGTGCGGCGACATCCGCTTCGAAGCCACCGGCCCGGCGGCACGGCCTCACACCTGTTCCTGCGCGATGTGCCAGCGCCATTCCGGCGCGCTCACCGTTTGCTGGGTCGAGTTTCCCGCTGCTGCTGTCTGCTGGACCGGTCCGGGTGGCGCCCCCGCGACCTACCGCTCCTCGGCGGCCTCAAGCCGAGCGTTCTGTCCGCGCTGCGGCAGCACGCTCGGCGCGATCGATGACGCGCCGATCGTGGCGCTGGTGCTCGGCACCTTCGACCGACCCGGCGCGGCGGCGCTGAAACCGCTCGCCCATTCCTACCGAGGCGGGCGCCCGCGCTGGTGGTGCGTCGAGATCGCTCCCTGA